gcgcaatcactctgaccagccgtcgtttGTCgttctcagtcttcagagtttctacagccagctcgggttgacaTGCTAGAataagtcagtaattcccaggcaaaacctctatcaataataaatttcccagccagctcatcggaacacctgtatttttgccagccagcaagattcctctggggaacagataaagtgaggaacagatccgttgggtgcccctggtacgttttggctgcacaaataaatcgcaaaatcgaaagtgacatcgcccggaattcagcgggcgccgtgattactagtaagttaccgcggcatgtttacttgccaaacagtgaagcatctgtgtcaaatgatggctagataccgggttttcgtaagtttctttttctgtaaagtgttataaagtttgacaataaatgagcgaattcaacaaacagatcacaatcgcccaccattgtttctgcaaagtcaaaaatttactctctaagacgaggttatttatcaccaggtaattccatcattttggaaatagcagctactttattattcaccggcatcacaattttttgctgattttggggctcattttgttgaaactcaagtaCGCTTCCaacacacctgtttattttcatgaaacctttcctacttacagagttatactaaaaatatccttccgtatcacgtttcaaccttaggctcgaaaattcaatacacaacatgatattataattcacaaaggcagaaaatatcacagaatccttttccagcgaaacattttattgaaacaaacaacataagatgcactaaaacgccattcgcgttgcaatgactttccattgctggttaacgagaataacaaactcacgaggcagaatgtatatttatatttaattaagttagcacaacacaaaaacgctaacctcattttgacacgaaaatactttactattgccataaaaactatccagttatgCTCGCATATTATataacatgatgaattcataaaggccaccttttccagggaacgattttttgaaacaaacaacatatttgctcttagaggcgaaaacctcttcctatttcattgcgtgcgtgaagacaagaaactcaatcgtgtcaaattaccttgtacttcAGTTTCAAACCgtttcctgaagaacattttccttgaataacaagaaaatactttactattgccataaaaactatccagcacacatatcacagaacatgatgaattcataaaggccaccttttccagcgaacaattttttgaaacaaacaacatatttgctattattgcgtgcatgaagagaaaaaactcaatcgtgtcaaatatgcgcaatattacaacaaactaaaatttcaggatcaaaccgtttccatgaagaaccttttccttgaataatgaagcacaaaatacacgacaagctttctttcaaataattcttggctgtcacatttccatttttttttacctgaagactaagcagagttgatcacagatccccTTAAGGTGTTAGATTTggtctctgtctttgttgaaccaatcagttaccagagaattttacatttggtttcagtgttctacataacggCACACTtgtgaaaatattattttagaaatgcagcttactttgatttctgctcgacgggcgacagattgttgtcgaagtccattactcgtcgcttttgagattccaggtgttagttttcaccgcctgcctagtttatccaactgactttccattattgagcttcataagggtatattttgtttaaggatccactaaaacgccattcgcgttacatgactttcgacgccattgcaggctaggTTACAGCCGATTTCAGTGCAGTGTATAGACCCgggtttttgaaacatgattcGCCCGTGCATGATTCGCCCGTCGTGATTCGACCATAATCACGTGACTCTAACAAGAAGCGTGGAAACGGCAGTAAAACTCTTCGATAACAAGCGGGAGGCAGAGCCTGCATTATGTAAAATAAAGGATGGCAAAGCAAAAAGTGGCCATACGGATTGTTTTCTACCAGAAGAACAACCTTGAGCGTTTGGAAAGGGGGCAATTTGAGGCCCGGCGGCACAATCAGTAGTAGTTCTTGCGGTTGCCGATGTAATCATAGccgacaaaatatattttgtgatcAAAAGCTCGCTAATGCTCGCATTCTTTCATTAACAGATAGGTGACGATGGTGTATTAGCAGCTTTGCTGGAATTTTGGAACACCGTTTACGCCAGAAGAAAAGCGAAAAGTACGGAAATGACAAAGTTAGCCGGCTGCGATTAGCACAAAAAGGGTTACTGCATTTAAAGTAGCAACATTTGACCAGAGAAATACGTTCTGCAAGGATTTGTTCGAcggcaaattatattttccttcAATATGTATCCTTTTTGAGTTTTAAGCCTCATGACTATTAGTTATTGCCAGAGTTGACTCAATTTGTATCACTTCGGCGGCGCGACAGTAACATGTcagtttcattttgtcattcGCATTTTCAAGTTGTGCTTCAACTTTAGCTACATCTCGGCAAAATACGACAACAAATGACACCAAAGTACGACAACAAATGACACTACAATGTCCGCGAAGCGTATGCACAATTAGGTATTTTACCCCGTACCCGAATTgttcaattaattttcttttcaagtttcaaCACGAGTCGAAAATGTGTAACGCCTTCCTATCAAGAAATGTAATATTTCACTCATCAGCGATTGATGATggcttgaaaataaattattgcaaGGGACAATTTCTGCCCTCTCACGCGTGTTGGTATTCATTTTTACCTCCTGTGATGAATTCAGTGGAAAGACCATGTAATTGAGATTTACCTGCTGAATAAGAGACGTGATGCACCAGTCTAGTTAAACCGCGTCGATCTGCGCTACTTTTGCCGATAAAAGCTGAAAATCgtgacttacatgtatcttaaaTAAATGCTACCGAGGTTTTTACCTTAAATTTCGTCGAAAATAGTCTTATGTTTACACTTAATATCTCATCATTTACGAAATTTGCTGAGCTGTGGTAGCCTCGCAGTCGAATCACGACGGGCGAATCATGCACGGGCgaatcatgtttcaaaaacccGGGTCTATACACTGCACTGAAATCGGCtgtaatgattctactgtgtccaccagagaaatctacgcaattccactaccctctcgatcctagaagaaggctctatgcacaatttgagttatttacagagcaaattgttgggattgtaatggtttttacatcggtaaaactaaacggcggcttcacgatagaaaaaccgaacattttaaggccctagctaaaaatgacaatacttcagccattgctgaccacgtcaaggccactggacataacatcaagtgggatcattttgatattttagcgaagggcaaaacagactatcattgtaaaataaaagagaccttctttattcaagaacttgagccagctttcaacgtcaacgtcggaagtgaaaagctgatgctttattaatcttttctattattattattattattattattattattattattattattattattattattattattatatacattactgttaagtatttgcttaatctagcttccagtcccctcatccgctttgttatatataaatagctgttttaaatttcaatggttaattttgaaaatgtatgtggAGCACATGCGAAACGTAAAGTCATAATccaaatgaacaagttcaatatgtttataaCTGCTGTTTGTGACTTATTTTTGtacctacagattagtgaataatctctAGGTTGCGCGcccaatgcatgatttccaacagcaatgtcaagttcacaactgTAACGTTATCTTCAACTAAACTTTTTGTGATTGAAAACATTCAGGCTAGCCAAACATTCATCTGTTTGGTTGTCGACAGTTTTCTTCAATGATACTTTCTTTAGAAATGCATTTAACTTTTCTGCACTTGTTTATCACTCAGTTTATCACTCAGTTGCCATAATTTGTCCTTATTGGAGGAAGGGTATGGGAAGACCTGGAAGCAAGTCTTGTATTGTACTTGTGCCGTTTATTGACAGCTGCAAAATAATTGGAGAAGGCTGGTGGCAAAGTGCCAGAATGGAAATCATACATAAATATTGCATTATGTAGGAAGATAATATCctcaaatttaattatttcaagagCCTTGAAGAGAGGGTTAGAGTGATCATTATAGTTAGAAAAAGTAATGATTCGCAAAGCGCGTTTTTGTAAAGTGATAATTGGGGCTAAAGTAGATTTGTAGGTGTTCCCCCACGCAGTAATTCCATATATCAAAAATGGATATATGAGAGAGTAATATAACATTGAGAGAGTTTTGAGATTGACAAAGTGACGAATTTTAGATAAAATGccaatgtttcttttaattttcttggagATGTAGCTTACCTGAGATTTCCAATTTAAATGTGAGTCAATCATTTGCAGTCAATCATTATACCTTTGACTGTTTATTTTCAGATTAATTGGATAGTTAACTAATTTTTGAGGTGGGcgaaaaataacataattagaCTTTTCAATATTAAGAGAGAGCTTATTGGCACAAAGCCAGTTAAATACTTCATGTAGTTCATTATTTACAGTTGTTTCCAGTTGTAATAAACTCTTGTGGGCATAAACTCTTGTGGGCATAAAAAAGATTAGATATTTTCTGACGCGTCTAATGTTGTGAAGATGAAGAAAAgttgtttacagttgtttccaGTCGTAATAAACTCTTGTGGGCATAAAAAAGATTAGATATTTTCTGACGCGTCTAATGTTGTGAAGATGAAGAAAAGCACTCCTACACGCTTTGGCTATGTcgaaattcaggttgaaattgCAGTCAAACCAGGCCCCTAAGTTTCTAAGGGGTTCCGTGCTCGGAGAGATGATGGATTCGCCAATAGTTAGAGTAGCGCGTTTAGTTTTCTGTAGCTGCGCTTTCGTCCCAATGAGCATAAACTCTGTCTTGGAATCATTGATCATGAGTTTATCATTGATCATCCAGTTACGGATGTCACAGAGGCACGCTTCCATTGCTGCAATGGCGGCGTCTTGATTGGAATCATCATTTGGATTGAAAGCCAGATAGATACcagtatcatcagcataacTGTGCGCTGTTGGGAGGTGCTGGCTAATCACATCAAATATCTCACTGGTGTAAAGGGAGAACAGCATTGGGCCTAGACAGGAGCCCTGTGGCACACCAAACTTCAAATCAAAACTGTCCGACTTTGCACTCCCGATTACAATACGCTGGGATCTATTCGACAGATAGGATTTGAACCACGTTACTGCTTGATCTTTAATTCCAAATTGGTAAACCTAGAGTCAGTCGCCCGACTAATAAGAACAATGACAGACAACTGGTGGAATAAGAAAGCGGAAGAAGTTGAAAAGGTTGCGAGAGTGTAACAACTCACATGGACTGTACTCCGTACTTAAAACTATGTACGGCCCTAAAACAAACACTGTTGCCCCGGTTAAGAACGCAGAGATGGAACTCAGCTATTTACtgacaagaaagaaatatcagACAGATGGAAAGAGCATTTTCGTCGAAATGCTGAATCAAGGAGGCATCGTAAAAAATGATGCAATTGACCACCTTAATGCTCGAGAGACAATTACGCATTTGAATGATCCAATCACCATGGAAGAACTAAGGAAACCTGTCAACGTTGCTGACATTGGTAAAGCGCCTGATCAGGATTGTTTACCAGCTGAAATAATTAAATATGGCGGCGATGGTCTACTACAACAACTGCTTTCTGTATAAAGTGCTCGCCTGCTAAAGACAGATTATGAGTGTTGTATCTCATGACGTAATGTGATGTACTAGGGAATTTTGGGTGAATAAAAAGATGGCCGCTTTAGATTAACACGTGGTGTACTTTGGTCTTGTTATTGACCTCAAGAATACAAAATTAGCGACGAGGATCATCGTCGTTTCGCCCACGCGAGTGTAAAATATTGCTGCTGTCTATGGCCATGTGGGCCCATTTGATGAAAATACCGAGAAATTTGCCGATTATGCCGGACGTTACGAAGCCTTCATGGTAGCGAATGAGATTGCCGAAGACCGACAGGTACATGTGTTCCTAGCAGTGGTTGGACCACAAGCTTACAAGTTGTTAAAGAATCTATGTGACCCAGAGAACCCGAACAGTAAATCGTACCAGGATTTAAAGCAAATTCTGCAGGCACACTACGAACCGGCTCCGATAGTCATTGCCGAAAGACATAAATTCCGGACTGCTTCACACTAACAAAACGAAAGTGTCTCTGACTTTTTGGCCCTATTAAAAAAATTTGCCTTCACATGCAGTTTTGGTGCCCTTTGAGGGATTTGGTTTGTACCGAACTGGAACTGAAAGTGTGACTATTAAAGCATATGTAGTTACTGTCCAGTTATGAAATGCTACTGTCAATATAGAGGTAGATACTGGTGCATCTCGTTCAACTGTGTCACAGTATGTATACAATACGGTGTTAACTGATTTTCCCCTTGAGAATACTGATGTTACCTTACGTAGTTATTCTGGTGAAAGGGTTCCCATTTTAGGCAAGATTTCTGTTCCAGTTAAATATTCTTCCAATGATGAAAAGGTCCTTGATCTAGCTGTAGTACAAGGCAAACGCCCAGCTTTATTTGGGAGGGATTGGTTAAGCAAAATAATACTAGATGAGTATTTTCAATGTGACAGAACATGTAGGGAACAGGCATTCTGTTCCCAAGTCGGAGGTTTTTCCTCCTAAATTGAATTCACACCTTGTTAGAGAAGAACAAATGTTTGTTCTGTAATCTAGGTTCTGGCATTAAGGGTTTTACTGGTACTTTGAcacttaaaccaaatgttaagccaGTATTTCAGAAAGATAGGCCTGTGCCTTACTCACTTGTTTCACAAGTTGAAAAAGATTATGACAAACTTGTAGAGGCTGATATATTGTACCCAGTATCTCATAGTAGTTGGGCAAGTCCAGTAGTTCATGTTCCCAAGGCTAATGGGTCTATCCGGGTATGTGGAGACTATAAAGCACTGAATGAACACATTGTTGATGATTCGTACAAATTGCCTAATGTGCAAGATATGTTTGCCATGTTATCTCAGGATGGTTCTACCCCAGATACCTTTTCTGTTATAGATCTGGCTAGTGCCTTCAATCAATTGTTTCTTGATGATGAATCATCAGAGTTCTTGACAATCAATACACGCAAAGGTTTGTTTAGGTCAAAACGTTTGTGTTTCGGTGTGAAGACAGCTACTGCTCAATTCTAGAGAGTCATGGATGCCATTTTGTCTGGGATTAAAGGAGTAATGGTACGTGTTGATGACATACCTGTTGCTACATCCGGTGGAGTGTCTGCACACTTGGACATCCTCAAACAGGTATTTAGCAGGTTAGCCAAACACAATGTACGGCTTAGTGGGCGTAAGTGTCAGTTTTTGAAAGACAAGGTAAAATATATGGGACACATTTTGAGCAAGCAAGGAATTAGTCCTGTGAAGAGCAAGCCTGAGGCCATACAGCAAGCACCAAGGCCTGCCGATGTCTCGAAATTGAGATCTTTTCTGGGGATGATAAATTACTACTCAAAGTTCATTCCTGATTTTTCATCCAAATTACATCCATTGTTTGAGCTCCTCAGTAACAGGTCTAAATGGTTTTGGAGTGAAAGTTGCGAAGCCGCCTTTTTGTGGGCAAAAGAGGTACTCTCAAGTGATCAGGTGTTGGTCCACTATCATCCCAGTAAACCCCTTGTACTGAATGTTGATGCTGGCCCACATGGTATTGGGGCAGTTTTGAGTCATAGATTGGAGGATGGGTCTGAGAAACCCATTGAATATGCATCCAGAACACTCAGTATAGCAGAAAGAGATTATGCCCAGATAGAAAAGGAAGGTTTAGCCATAGATTTTAGGATCAAAAGGTTCAATCTTTACCTTTATGGCAGAAAATGTACCCTTTTCACTGACCATCAACCTCTGACGCGTATATTTGGTCCTAAATCTGCCATTCCTCCCTTAGCAGCTGCGAGGTTACAAAGCTGGGTATGATTATGACATTGTCTGTAAAACGTCTGCAGACAATGCAAATGCTGATTTCTCCAGTAGATTCCCTGTTCAGACCAGAGATGAAGAGGACCCTGACCCAGATGAGCACTATGTGTTTGCTACAGCTGTCAGTAGCTTACCTGTAACGGCTGTGGAAATTGCTGACCTTACTAAGAAAGACAAGGTGCTTGTTAAAGCGTATGAGTACACCTCCTCAGGTTGGCCAAATCGTTGTCCTGATCCCGAGATAAAACCTTATTGGAATCGTAGGGAAGATCGTTCCCTAGAAGATGGCTGTCTGTTGTGGGGCAGGCGTGTGGTCATTCCTCTTAAACTACAAGGGCATCTGTTAGATGAATTGCATGAATGCCATCCAGGCATGTGTCGTATGAAGGCACTTGCCAGAACATTTATCAGGTGGCCTGGTCTGGACCAGGACATAGAAGACAGGGTCAGATTTTGTGAAGACTTTGTCAATACACAAAGCACTCCTAAGTCAGTTCCTCTGCTGTTCTGGCCTTGGGCTACTGAACCATGGCAAAGGATCCATGTAGACTTTGCTGAAGTAAAGGGTCAACAATTTCTTGTCATTATTGATAGTCATTCAAAATGGTTGGAAGTTTTCCCCATGGCTACTACCACTGCAACTGCTACCATCAATGTCCTGAGAGCCGTATTTGCTCGATACGGATTACCTCATGAAGTGGTTAGTGACAATGGTCCTCAGTTTGTGTCTGAAGAGTACtagacatttttaaaaatgaacCGGATCAAACTCACCCTAGTTCCCTAGTTTGGCGGGG
The Montipora capricornis isolate CH-2021 chromosome 10, ASM3666992v2, whole genome shotgun sequence genome window above contains:
- the LOC138021247 gene encoding uncharacterized protein, whose protein sequence is MLFSLYTSEIFDVISQHLPTAHSYADDTGIYLAFNPNDDSNQDAAIAAMEACLCDIRNWMINDKLMINDSKTEFMLIGTKAQLQKTKRATLTIGESIISPSTEPLRNLGAWFDCNFNLNFDIAKACRSAFLHLHNIRRVRKYLIFFMPTRVYYDWKQL